From one Rhodamnia argentea isolate NSW1041297 chromosome 1, ASM2092103v1, whole genome shotgun sequence genomic stretch:
- the LOC115729802 gene encoding LOW QUALITY PROTEIN: non-lysosomal glucosylceramidase (The sequence of the model RefSeq protein was modified relative to this genomic sequence to represent the inferred CDS: deleted 1 base in 1 codon) yields the protein MVSSNLFHRRKHSWPPEEYVSRATLQLFDFDSAAPPEHAWRRRLDSHANILKEFSVTFSEAIKMVRLGVRLWSYIREEAAYGRKAPIDPFTRESCKPSASQGVPLGGMGSGSISRGFRGEFRQWQIIPGIREASPVMANQFSIFISRDGGNKKYASVLAPGQHEGLGKQDDYGTSSWGWKLSGQNSTYHALFPRAWTIYDGEPDPDLKVSCRQISPFIPHNYKDSSLPTAVFVYTLVNTGKERAKVSLLFTWANSIGGISHLSGDHVNEPFIGEDGVSGVLLHHKTAKGNPPVNFAIAACETQNVNVTVLPSFGLSQGSCVTAKDMWGTMVRDGQFDQGNFSSGPTMPSSVGETLCAAVSASAWVEPHGKCTVAFALAWSSPKVKFLKGSLYYRRYTKYYGTSERAARQLVHDALKNYKQWEEEIEKWQNPILHDERLPEWYKFTLFNELYFLVAGGTVWIDSQSPDDCTVSLPHTTRKLKEKNARVKGTKVEYTDRVEHLASVGSNQRDRAVPASLPCKDKSSTTEDEDSMDFSHSLSFLDRKNDEDDVGRFLYLEGVEYIMWCTYDVHFYASFALLELFPKIELSIQRDFAKAVLSEDGRKVRFLAEGNWGIRKVRGAVPHDLGTHDPWNEMNAYNIHDTSKWKDLNPKFVLQVYRDFSATGDLAFGVDVWPSVRAAMEYMEQFDRDDDGLIENDGFPDQTYDAWTVHGISAYCGCLWLAALQAAAAMALQIGDRDFAEWCKATFLKAKPVFEAKLWNGSYFNYDSGASSNSKSIQADQLAGQWYTASSGLPPLFDDGKIRSSLQKIYDFNVMKVRGGRMGAVNGMYPNGKVDETCMQSREIWTGVTYAVAANMILAGMEEQAFTTAEGIFIAGWSEEGYGYWFQTPEAWTIDGHFRSLIYMRPLSIWGMQWALSLPKAIMEAPKISIMDRIRLSPMISRSSGNESAVRIVAHRAGCFGNSSFHCTC from the exons ATGGTGAGTAGCAATTTGTTCCACCGGAGGAAGCATTCATGGCCACCTGAAGAGTATGTCAGCAGGGCTACTTTGCAGCTG TTTGATTTTGATAGTGCAGCGCCACCAGAACATGCATGGAGAAGAAGACTAGACAGTCATGCAAATATTCTTAAGGAATTCAGTGTAACATTTAGTGAGGCAATAAAAATG GTTCGACTTGGTGTTCGCCTCTGGTCTTACATCAGGGAGGAGGCAGCTTATGGGAGg AAAGCACCAATCGATCCTTTTACTCGAGAAAGTTGCAAACCATCAGCATCTCAAGGTGTTCCTCTTGGAGGGATGGG AAGCGGCAGTATATCAAGAGGATTCAGAGGGGAGTTCAGGCAATGGCAAATTATTCCCGGTATACGCGAAGCCTCACCTGTCATGGCTAATCAATTCTCT ATTTTTATATCTCGGGATGGGGGAAACAAAAAATATGCATCAGTTTTGGCTCCAGGCCAACATGAAGGATTAGG GAAACAAGACGACTATGGAACATCATCTTGGGGTTGGAAACTCAGTGGCCAAAATTCTACATATCATGCTTTATTTCCAAGGGCATGGACAATTTATGATG GCGAACCGGATCCAGATCTGAAGGTGTCTTGTCGTCAGATATCACCTTTCATACCACATAATTACAAAGATAGCAGTCTCCCTACAGCAGTTTTTGTTTACACG TTGGTGAACACTGGAAAGGAAAGAGCAAAAGTGAGTCTTCTCTTTACATGGGCG AATTCAATTGGTGGCATCTCACACTTGTCAGGGGACCATGTAAATGAACCATTCAT TGGTGAAGATGGAGTCTCTGGTGTACTACTGCATCACAA GACTGCAAAAGGGAATCCTCCTGTTAATTTTGCAATAGCTGCTTGTGAAACTCAGAATGTAAATGTCACTGTCTTGCCTTCTTTTGGGCTTTCTCAAGGGAGCTGCGTTACGGCAAAGGACATGTGGGGCACCATGGTTCGG GATGGTCAGTTTGATCAGGGGAATTTCAGTAGTGGGCCTACTATGCCTTCCTCGGTAGGAGAAACGCTCTGCGCTGCAGTATCAGCTTCTGCATGGGTGGAACCACATGGGAAATGCACTGTTGCATTTGCTCTTGCATGGTCCTCTCCAAAAGTGAAATTTCTGAAGGGAAGCTTGTACTATAG GAGGTACACTAAATATTATGGCACTTCTGAAAGAGCAGCTCGTCAGTTGGTTCATGATGCATTGAAAA aTTACAAGCAATGGGAAGAGGAAATTGAGAAATGGCAAAATCCTATCCTCCATGATGAAAGGCTTCCAGAGTG GTATAAGTTCACACTGTTCAATGAGCTCTATTTTTTAGTTGCTGGTGGAACTGTTTGGATAG ACTCTCAGTCACCAGATGATTGCACAGTAAGTCTTCCACATACAACGAGAAAGCTAAAGGAGAAAAATGCGAGAGTAAAAGGAACAAAAGTGGAATACACAGATCGCGTGGAGCATCTTGCTAGTGTTGGATCAAATCAAAGAGATAGAGCAGTACCTGCTAGTTTACCCTGCAAAGACAAGTCATCGACCACTGAAGATGAAGATTCTATGGATTTTTCTCATTCCTTATCATTTTTAGACCGGAAAAACGATGAAGATGATGTTGGCAGATTCTTATATTTGGAAGGAGTAGAATACATTATGTGGTGCACATATGATGTTCACTTTTATGCATCTTTTGCACTTCTTGAGCTTtttcccaaaattgaactcagtaTTCAGCGTGATTTTGCAAAAGCTGTCTTATCTGAAGATGGAAGGAAAGTAAGATTTCTTGCAGAAGGAAACTGGGGAATTCGTAAGGTTAGAGGAGCTGTGCCTCACGATCTGGGAACACATGACCCATGGAATGAAATGAATGCATATAACATTCATGATACGAGTAAGTGGAAGGATTTGAACCCAAAGTTTGTGCTGCAGGTTTATAGAGATTTCTCTGCCACTGGGGATTTGGCTTTTGGAGTTGATGTTTGGCCATCAGTTCGTGCTGCCATGGAGTATATGGAACAATTTGATAGGGACGATGATGGTCTTATAGAAAATGACGGATTTCCG GACCAAACATATGATGCTTGGACAGTTCACGGCATCAGCGCCTACTGTGGGTGCTTGTGGCTTGCTGCACTTCAAGCTGCAGCTGCAATGGCCCTTCAGATAGGTGACAGAGATTTTGCTGAATGGTGCAAAGCCACTTTTTTGAAGGCAAAGCCAGTATTTGAAGCGAAATTGTGGAATGGTTCTTATTTCAACTATGATAGTGGTGCAAGTAGTAACAGTAAGTCTATACAAGCAGATCAGCTTGCTGGGCAATGGTATACTGCATCATCAGGCTTGCCTCCTCTTTTTGATGATGGTAAAATAAGAAGTTCCCTTCAGAAGATCTATGATTTCAATGTAATGAAAGTAAGGGGTGGCAGGATGGGTGCCGTAAATGGGATGTATCCTAATGGGAAGGTTGATGAGACCTGCATGCAATCACGTGAAATATGGACAGGGGTGACTTATGCAGTAGCAGCAAATATGATTCTTGCTGGGATGGAAGAACAGGCATTTACCACTGCTGAAGGCATTTTTATTGCTGGGTGGTCAGAAGAAGGATATGG TTACTGGTTCCAGACACCTGAGGCTTGGACCATTGATGGACACTTTCGCTCTTTAATATACATGAGACCACTCTCAATTTGGGGCATGCAGTGGGCACTGTCCCTACCTAAGGCAATTATGGAGGCCCCTAAGATCAGCATTATGGACAGGATTCGCTTATCACCTATGATTTCCCGGTCCTCTGGCAACGAATCTGCCGTCCGGATAGTTGCTCATAGAGCAGGGTGCTTCGGTAATTCTTCATTCCACTGTACATGTTAA